From the genome of Magnetococcales bacterium, one region includes:
- a CDS encoding diguanylate cyclase yields the protein MTPSVQEEKILLLEDSRLLASTLKREMEKHAACQVTIAGTFQAARELVQHKTHGYSLAILDLTLPDATQEQIVEYFRELAIPSIVMTSQFDESQREYVFAQGVIDFVLKDGPASLEYLFSLLVRLHRNREVKILLVDDSRSARDHMKRLLLKHNFQVLEAASGKDALQILEQDEQVRLVVTDYNMPGMDGYDLTRLIRQKWGKDQMAILGISSQGAHVLSARFLKIGANDFLGKPFLEEEFTCRVTRNVENLERIQALEEAAIRDVLTGLHNRRFLRDVGTRLFSGLRGGKLTLSAAILDVDFFKKVNDTYGHDAGDAVLRTMGEILKKHFAKADVVARAGGEEFCILVVNQSPTTLRELFESLRTAIETAEIIHQETTIPITASIGVSTCQADTLDDLINQADAALYVAKQTGRNRVVFHADPETIKQGTPKP from the coding sequence ATGACTCCATCGGTTCAAGAAGAAAAAATTCTCCTGCTGGAAGACTCCAGACTGCTGGCCAGTACCCTGAAACGGGAAATGGAAAAGCATGCTGCCTGCCAGGTCACCATCGCCGGTACATTCCAGGCAGCCAGGGAACTGGTTCAACACAAGACGCATGGCTATTCCCTGGCCATATTGGATCTCACCCTGCCCGATGCCACCCAGGAACAAATCGTGGAGTATTTCCGGGAATTGGCCATTCCCAGCATTGTCATGACCAGCCAATTTGACGAATCGCAACGCGAATATGTCTTTGCGCAGGGGGTCATCGATTTTGTTCTCAAGGATGGACCGGCCAGCCTGGAATATCTTTTTTCCCTGCTCGTGCGTCTGCACCGCAATCGGGAGGTAAAAATCCTGCTCGTGGACGATTCGCGCTCGGCCCGTGATCATATGAAAAGACTGTTACTGAAACATAATTTTCAGGTTCTGGAGGCTGCCAGCGGCAAGGATGCCCTGCAAATACTGGAACAGGATGAGCAGGTGCGTCTGGTCGTGACAGACTACAACATGCCTGGCATGGATGGCTACGATCTGACCCGATTGATCCGCCAAAAATGGGGCAAGGATCAAATGGCCATTCTGGGCATCTCCTCCCAGGGTGCCCATGTTCTCTCGGCCCGCTTTCTCAAAATCGGTGCCAACGATTTTCTCGGCAAGCCGTTTTTGGAAGAGGAATTCACCTGTCGGGTCACCCGCAACGTGGAAAACCTGGAACGCATTCAGGCCCTGGAAGAGGCGGCCATCCGGGATGTCCTGACCGGTCTGCACAATCGGCGCTTTTTACGGGATGTCGGAACCCGGCTATTTTCCGGTTTGCGGGGTGGCAAGCTCACCTTGAGCGCGGCCATCCTGGATGTGGACTTTTTCAAAAAAGTCAATGACACCTATGGCCACGATGCCGGTGATGCGGTCTTGCGCACCATGGGAGAAATCCTCAAAAAACACTTCGCCAAGGCCGATGTCGTGGCCCGGGCCGGGGGGGAGGAATTTTGTATCCTGGTGGTCAACCAGTCACCAACGACCTTGCGGGAACTTTTCGAAAGCCTGCGCACCGCCATCGAAACAGCCGAGATCATCCACCAGGAGACCACCATTCCCATCACAGCCAGTATCGGGGTTTCGACCTGCCAGGCCGATACCCTTGATGACCTGATCAATCAGGCCGATGCCGCTCTTTATGTCGCCAAACAGACCGGGCGCAATCGGGTTGTTTTCCATGCAGATCCTGAAACAATCAAGCAGGGAACTCCAAAACCATGA
- a CDS encoding hemerythrin family protein, with the protein MNSSLWDDKYAIGIESIDTHHKNLVQTLDDLVLAAACQDAEKVREVFQAVEEYVLEHFRDEELLMARAGYPDLDGHHLLHAQFRLRFHKIAMDFTAGRVPETIVALQHALYGWLFHHIYHVDQDYRPWVIRLQNQPSS; encoded by the coding sequence ATGAACTCGTCTCTGTGGGATGATAAATATGCCATCGGGATTGAATCCATCGATACCCACCATAAAAATCTGGTGCAAACCCTCGATGATCTGGTGCTGGCTGCTGCCTGTCAGGATGCAGAAAAAGTGCGAGAGGTTTTTCAGGCTGTCGAAGAATATGTTCTGGAACATTTTCGGGATGAAGAGCTGCTCATGGCCCGGGCCGGTTATCCAGACCTGGATGGCCATCATTTGCTGCATGCCCAATTCCGGCTCCGCTTCCACAAAATTGCCATGGATTTTACGGCGGGACGGGTTCCGGAAACCATCGTAGCCCTGCAACATGCCCTTTATGGATGGCTGTTTCATCATATCTACCATGTCGATCAGGATTATCGGCCCTGGGTCATACGTTTGCAAAACCAGCCATCCTCCTGA